TTCCTTTTAACTTTCTCATTTGCTGCGCAACATCTTGACCACCATATATCGCAAGAACATTGATATTTTCTTGATGAACAAGCATTTTTTCAATTTCAGTTGTGATTTGTAGTGCTAATTCTCTAGTTGGTGCAACAATTAAAGCTTGTACATCACTTGACTCAGGATCAATTTTTTCTAGAATTGGTAAGACGAACGCCAATGTCTTCCCTGTTCCTGTTTTTGCTTGCCCAATTATATCTTTTCCAGCCATAACAACCGGGATTGCTTTCTCTTGAATTGGCGTTGCTTCAGCAATCCCATTTTCACGTAATGTATGATTAAATGTCTCACTAATTCCTAATTCTAAAAAGTTTTTCAAACAGATCACTTCTTTTCCTCATTTTTCACATTAAGCTCTCATTGTACCACTTGTTTCGCTAAATATGAAAAATAAGATAATTCTTATCTCCTTTTTTTATGCTCACTATGAATGATTTGGATTAGTTCTTTCTGTTTCTCTTTTGATTTTGTTAGCAATTTCATATTTGTAGGTAACAAAATCAGCCTCTTGATTTTCCGATTATTCCAAATAATCCCTGTATACCTTGTATCTTCATGTACATCTCGAAACCATTCTTGTTCACTTAGCTGCGCAATATGATATTTTAATTTCGCGTCAGTCCTCGGATAGAACAGAATAATATCGGCTATTACATCAAACAAAAGCCACATGTTTTCTCCCCCCAATATTCTTCTTTTTTACTCATATGAGTATGAACAACAAGAAAGAAATGATAAAAAGGGTTATTTTGTCGATTGTTTGTCTATCCTTTTAAAAAATCTATATTTTTAAGCGCATTTACATAATGTTAAATATACTTTTACAAAATTAATGAAAAAACGAAATAAGGAGTGATTATATGGAGAAACAGAAATTATGGAAAAAATTAAATGAAGGTGCAACGAAATTAGGAAAATCCGGTGTGTATGAGAGCATTATTTTATATTACACTTTAAAAAAGAACGGACTGCCTACTAAAGCCAAAATAATTATATTAGCTGCGCTTTCCTATTATGTATGGTCAATCGATTTCATCCCAGATTTAGCAGCTATTATTGGAATCGGCCTGTTAGATGATGTTATCGCAATTGCTTGGGCACATAGATATATCATGGTACATACAAATGCAGAAATTCGAGAAAAAGGAAAAGTAAAGATGGAATCCTTATTTGGAGCAACACATACATAATGCATCAAACAAGAAAGACGGTCTTCATAACCGTCTTTTCTGTACTATACATGTACTTGTTCTATCTGCATTTGTAAGCAATCCAACATTCTTTTCATTTCACGTTCTTTATAGTGATTTAAGCAAGCAATTTGAATCCAGTTATTTTGTTGTAAATAGTTTGATTCATAATGGATAATAAACCCTTGCAATGCTAATGAATCTCCTATTTCCTTAGAAGAAAGTTCTTTATCTAATGCAATTGTAAGAATGATAGATGAAGCATACTTTTTTTGAGATACAAGTTGTAATTCCATATTGGTAACAGCTGCTTCAATAAAGGTATACATCTTATATATTTTCTTAAATTTGTTTTCATCTTCAAGATTCTTTAATGCTTCTTGTAAGGCGCATATTAAATTCCAAGACTGAGAGTACGGTACACTTCTGTTCTCTGTGTACATTCCTATATCCATGTACACAGAGAAAGTTGCAGTCGGATTTACAGTATGATTATAAAATACAAAAGAGAGCCCAGTGTATGCTCCAATTGCTTTTCCGCTAATTCCTCTATTTCATTGTATAAAAATGGTCTCCCCATTTCTCTTTCATATGTATCAAACGATAAGTTTGCTCGAATCGCCTGCTTGATTAAACGATTTCCAAACTCACCATTTGTTAAAACGAATCCACGTCCCTTTAATAACTTTAGCTGTAAAGCGATTGAATCATTAGCAATAATCGTTCTTTCACATTCTCCATCGCAGCTTTAAATTGAATGGAACGATGCGAAATTGGATTAGAAGCAAATGCTTGCTGGACATTTTCTGCGATTTCTACGGGTCCAGGTCAAAATGTATATTCTTTCGTCACAAGACTTGTAATACTAGATTGTTCAAACATTTTTCGGGTGATATCCATCGGCTAAAATGAGCGCTAAATCATACCCATTTAGAAGCAAATAGCGATGCAAAAATCGAATCAATCCGAGTAAAGCTCTTCCGTTTCGATATTCTTGCTCCACAGCTAATAAACGAATTTCATATACACGATCACCACGTTCTGGTAACCACTCCTCTAAATGAGGTATTTAAATACGTATTTTCTTCATGGAACAAATCTATACGTTTGCGCTCTTCTGTTTGTTCATGCTGCGGAATTTCTTCTACGAATGTTTTATAATTTAGTTTATGAATACTTTCAAACTCCCATGCTTGATCAGCAATTTTATACATTAGCCCCATGTTTTAATCCCCTTTATTTTCTATGTGCGTACAAAATCAATATAATAATGCAAACACTTAATACAATCGCTACCATAGAATAAGAGTATGCAATCATACAAAGTGGTAAACAAGCGATTGTAATTAAACCAGCCTTTGTAAAACTCTTAAAAATTAAATAAAACAAAATAAATATAAGTACCAGAGTGAGCGCTATCAAATAATTGAACACAATCAGTCCGCCAATAAATGTCGAAATTCCCTTTCCGCCTTTATATTTAAAGAAAATTGGATATATATGACCTACAACAACTGCTAGTAGCGAGATTAATAGAAATATAGACTCCCCAAATAAGATTCTTGCTACATAAACAACAATTGCTCCTTTAAGGACATCTCCTAGAAATGTAGCAATAAAATATACTTTTCCGTATAAACGCCCCATATTCCTCGCACCAGGATTTCCACTACCAACATCTCGAATATCTATCCCGTATTTCCATTTTATAATCATATATGCTGTTAATATGTTCCCAACCATATAAGCACCTATTACATACAGAAACTGGTTGATATGAATCATATAATCATTCACTTTCTATTTACTATTCTCAATACACTCTTCAAGCATAAGTGGCATAGAAGTAAGCCATACAATAAAATATGAAACTTGCTACCGTTGTAATTCCTATCAAATTCCATGCAATAACACGTACGGATTTAATATATTGTAAAATATATCCTATTGACCAGGCTATAAACAAACTTACAAGTATTATAACTTGCGGTTTATGCACCGGAACCTTATCAATTCCTATAATGGCTATAATATTCATACATACGATAAGCAAGAAGATCGGAAATGAAATTCTAAATAAAAAAATCCATATTTTAATCCCAAAATCCATATAACACCTCCTTTTTAAAGAAGACTGCTATATGGAAAAACTGTATTTAAAATAAAGTAGATTTTTTTACAGCTAAAAAATAAGCTCCTTTTGCTGATGAAATTTCACTCTGAATAAAATTTATTTCATTAATATAGTTTTCGCAATACCTCTTAAATTCAGCATATATTTCTGGTACAGAGCACAAAATTCCGCCTTTTACTGCAATTGAAATTGGTACTTCAAATGACATTTTCTTATACACGTCAACTGTAATTCTGGCTAATTCTTCACTAGCTTTTGATATAATTTTGAACGCATCATCATTACCTTTCCTTGCTTCCTCTATTACAAGGGGGGTAATCGCAGCAACCTGATCTTTCTGTGAGGAATATACAAGTTGTTTTATATCAAATGGTGTATGAATAGGAACTTGCTTTTGTATTACTCTGCTAAGATTGCAAAATTGCTCACCTTTATCATACTCGATTGTCATCCTTCTTAACGCCTGCAAAGCAATCCAATACCCACTCCCTTCATCTCCTAAAATATGGCCCCATCCTCCACTATACTCATATTCT
This sequence is a window from Bacillus pseudomycoides DSM 12442. Protein-coding genes within it:
- the plsY gene encoding glycerol-3-phosphate 1-O-acyltransferase PlsY; its protein translation is MIHINQFLYVIGAYMVGNILTAYMIIKWKYGIDIRDVGSGNPGARNMGRLYGKVYFIATFLGDVLKGAIVVYVARILFGESIFLLISLLAVVVGHIYPIFFKYKGGKGISTFIGGLIVFNYLIALTLVLIFILFYLIFKSFTKAGLITIACLPLCMIAYSYSMVAIVLSVCIIILILYAHRK
- a CDS encoding BadF/BadG/BcrA/BcrD ATPase family protein — encoded protein: MKYMIGVDGGGTKTEAIAFDQNGKEIARSMSCFGNVLLDYEKALSHIMEAIEYCQQSLSKEDCVCICLGLAGVKSIDINVLKERLIARYQTNIEIYDDAVIAHAALLGGNDGILTIAGTGAICLGKKGAEYEYSGGWGHILGDEGSGYWIALQALRRMTIEYDKGEQFCNLSRVIQKQVPIHTPFDIKQLVYSSQKDQVAAITPLVIEEARKGNDDAFKIISKASEELARITVDVYKKMSFEVPISIAVKGGILCSVPEIYAEFKRYCENYINEINFIQSEISSAKGAYFLAVKKSTLF
- a CDS encoding YkvA family protein, coding for MEKQKLWKKLNEGATKLGKSGVYESIILYYTLKKNGLPTKAKIIILAALSYYVWSIDFIPDLAAIIGIGLLDDVIAIAWAHRYIMVHTNAEIREKGKVKMESLFGATHT